Genomic window (Candidatus Delongbacteria bacterium):
TGGGGTCAGCGAAGAATTTAGTACGGTAGAAATGATAAGCTCCAAGCGAATTAATGGTGCTAAAATCGACATTGACACCCTCGTCTCCTTACTTTTGAAAGACCGAATAATTTTCGAGGAGTCTGGTGGTGGAGTTACACTATCTGGTGGAGAAGCTACATCGCAATCTGACTTTATCATTGAACTTATCAAGAGACTAAAAAAAGAGGATATCAATATTTCGCTTGATACTTGCGGATATTGTGATAGTGAATCATTTAGTATTATTGTGCAGAATGTAGATGTAATTCTTTTTGATATAAAAGTTCTTTGTGATGATTTACACAAAAAATATACTGGTAAAAGCAATGATGTAATTTTAGAAAATCTTAAAATTGCTGAAAATTCTGGTTCCCGAGTAATTATCCGTCATCCTGTAATTGATGAAGTAAATGGTAATATGGAACATTTTCGCAAAGTTATAGATCTTATGAAACATCATAACCTTAATGAGATTGATATTTTGCCTTATCATAGATTAGGTGAAGCTAAATGGAAAGACAACTTGGAGTCTCATAGATTTTCAAGACCGTCAGAAGAACTTTTACAAGAAATGAAAAATCATGCTGAAATAAACGGAATGAAAGTATCTATCGGAGGATAAAATGAATGAAAGAGTTAAGCGACTAAGAGATTTGAGCCAAAGCACTGTCTATACAATTTCCCATGAAAGAGCTGAATTAGTGACGGATTACTACAAAAATAGCGGTAGAGGTGAACTTTCAATACCAGTTCAAAGAGCCGAAGCTTTCAAATATATAATGGAAAATAAAGAACTGTACATTGGGGATGATGAGCTTATCGTTGGGGAGCGAGGGCCATTACCCCGTGCTGCAGTTACATATCCTGAAATTTGTATTCACTCAATTGAAGACCTAGAGATTTTGAATGATCGTGAAAAGGTTAACTTTCTAGTAAGTGATGAAACAAAGAAAGTTTATACTGAAAAGATAATTCCATATTGGAAGGGATGCTCCATCAGAGATAAGGTTTTTAGATCTTTGGATGAGGAATGGAAAGAAGCTTACTCAGCAGGAATTTTTACAGAATTTCAGGAACAAAGAGCTCCTGGACATACTGTATTATCAAAGAAGATGTTTTTTAAGGGTTTGAATGATCTTATAAATGAGATTGATGAAGAGTTGAATAATTTAAATCCTTTTGATAATCCTCAGGATTACTACGATAGAACAGAAGAATTGAAAGCGATGAAAATTAGCTGTCAAGCAATGGTAAATTATGCTAACAGATATTCAGATAAATTGAAATCTTTAGCAGAAAATGAAACTAATTTGGATAGAAAAAATGAACTAATTACAATGGCTGAAATTTGTCGTAAAGTTCCAGCAAATGCTCCGGAAAATTTTTATGAAGCCCTTCAACATTATTGGTTTATACATTTAGGTGTAATTACTGAAACAAACCCTTGGGATTCGTTTAACCCTGGTAGATTGGATCAAAATTTATATCCATATTACAGAAAAGCTATTGAAGCAGGAATTGGCGAAGATGAGTTAAAAGAACTTTTAGGATGTTTCTGGATAAAATTCAATAATCACCCATCTCCTCCTAAAACTGGTGTAACTGCAAAAGAGAGCAATACTTACACTGATTTTGCTTTGATAAATTTAGGTGGTGTCAAGGAGGATGGTAGTGATGCCGTAAATGATTTGACTTATTTAATTCTTGATATTATTGAAGATATGAGACTTTTACAGCCATCTTCCATGGTTCAGGTGAGTAAAAAAAATCCTGATATATTCATTAAACGTACATTAAAAATTTTAGGTACTGGTTTTGGTCAACCATCAATTTTCAATACAGATGCAATTATTTCTGAACTAATTAGGCAGGGTAAAGATATTGTAGATGCTAGAAATGGTGGAGCATCAGGTTGTGTTGAAACGGGTGCTTTCGGAACTGAAAGTTACATTTTAACCGGTTATTTTAATCTGAATAAAATTCTTGAGTTAACACTAAACAGAGGTGTTGATCTTTTGACAGGCAATAAAATAGGTCTTGATTTAGGCTATGATTTTAGTTCAATGGATGAACTTTTAAAAGCTTATGATATTCAATTAAACCATTTCATGGACATAAAAATTAAAGGAAATGTAATAATCGAATCTATTTACGCTCGCCACATGCCGGTTCCATTTTTATCAGTTTTAACAGAGGATTGTATAAAAAATGGAAAGGACTACAATAATGGTGGTGCAAGGTATAACACAAGCTATGTTCAGGGTGTAGGTCTTGGTACTATAACTGATCAATTATCCGCATTAAATTTCCATGTTTACGAAAAAGAAAGTATTTCTTTAAATGAAATCATTGAAGCTATAAAAGATAATTTTGAAGGATATTCAGAATTGAGGAATACACTTCTAAACAATACTCCAAAATATGGTAATGACGATGACAGAGCTGATAAATTTGCTTCTACAATATTTGAAATTTTCTACAATTCAGTAAATGGACGAAAAACTGCCAGAGGTGGTGATTTCAGAATTAATATGCTTCCAACTACTTCTCACGTCTATTTCGGAG
Coding sequences:
- a CDS encoding radical SAM protein, which translates into the protein MTGYIFDIKKFAVHDGPGVRTTVFFMGCPLRCSWCHNSESLRSVRGVSEEFSTVEMISSKRINGAKIDIDTLVSLLLKDRIIFEESGGGVTLSGGEATSQSDFIIELIKRLKKEDINISLDTCGYCDSESFSIIVQNVDVILFDIKVLCDDLHKKYTGKSNDVILENLKIAENSGSRVIIRHPVIDEVNGNMEHFRKVIDLMKHHNLNEIDILPYHRLGEAKWKDNLESHRFSRPSEELLQEMKNHAEINGMKVSIGG
- a CDS encoding glycyl radical protein; translation: MNERVKRLRDLSQSTVYTISHERAELVTDYYKNSGRGELSIPVQRAEAFKYIMENKELYIGDDELIVGERGPLPRAAVTYPEICIHSIEDLEILNDREKVNFLVSDETKKVYTEKIIPYWKGCSIRDKVFRSLDEEWKEAYSAGIFTEFQEQRAPGHTVLSKKMFFKGLNDLINEIDEELNNLNPFDNPQDYYDRTEELKAMKISCQAMVNYANRYSDKLKSLAENETNLDRKNELITMAEICRKVPANAPENFYEALQHYWFIHLGVITETNPWDSFNPGRLDQNLYPYYRKAIEAGIGEDELKELLGCFWIKFNNHPSPPKTGVTAKESNTYTDFALINLGGVKEDGSDAVNDLTYLILDIIEDMRLLQPSSMVQVSKKNPDIFIKRTLKILGTGFGQPSIFNTDAIISELIRQGKDIVDARNGGASGCVETGAFGTESYILTGYFNLNKILELTLNRGVDLLTGNKIGLDLGYDFSSMDELLKAYDIQLNHFMDIKIKGNVIIESIYARHMPVPFLSVLTEDCIKNGKDYNNGGARYNTSYVQGVGLGTITDQLSALNFHVYEKESISLNEIIEAIKDNFEGYSELRNTLLNNTPKYGNDDDRADKFASTIFEIFYNSVNGRKTARGGDFRINMLPTTSHVYFGGKLGATVDGRLARKPISEGISPVQGMDRNGPTAVINSASKIDHLRTGGTLLNQRFSYDFFGDDKGLSQLTSLVRSYFRMDGHHIQFNVVSANVLKLAKQRPEDYSDLIVRVAGYSDYFKDLTPELQDEIIERTEHCNF